A region from the Hippoglossus hippoglossus isolate fHipHip1 chromosome 16, fHipHip1.pri, whole genome shotgun sequence genome encodes:
- the zgc:158766 gene encoding pleckstrin homology domain-containing family G member 4B isoform X1 → MLSLGKMHSRAKSRSCDNYLSIKDAESLDNCIQNTLSALYRPFTATAATVLWQLFSVVERQYRGDGLRCLIDFLLPAKRILQIIQQETCVRFRGLLFYHEGWPLCIHEKVVLQLAPLHKVRLKQGDFYLQIVPLGRKTAKLVIKCLSASGQAIAEIPIAESMYGSVFTAEFLQNVTRDRNLHPLQNCLLTTGTSVFRTPWKNVVNPLFVSSTSDAIMQARCSRVGFRGQLSTCSTSGSTGTLDSHRSSRESLHSQGADSIFSEPTSPSRNHTDPSGDSHSISAADTATPIIKIEGSTEESGMGQQGEDTGGRGQGSKMLSYSTDLSNPSPRRRLPRDSVAFESRRLFRKSYMEALQNPMSLGSSSESILEESPEHSPGLRERSGTAGSSPDTRISSREHLARRLGGRGWLSGDDSRPSTPLLYLQRGLRSAERRADRRSKSLERTNKAAQVKGHRERSSSGGSVNISPKKLMNGYTLRFGKLDVEAALPGSERRSSKEESGARDDGIGCESRRHSGEESHSPKAANGTAVSPASASSSSCDGHSARPRLGSEVNQELLASGAVILPGNRDRGGRAVLQVCTRAQVWAGESCTASDLTCLLGYYHSTLRKERQDQGLTVVIDSRRQQPVPALLSSLSELQALVPNALYSVLLLVEKEAATKSERDLNLQTETLSSLKALLKHIDQTQLTRDLEGTFHYDHNHWIHFRQKIEPFASSCSAAITSLQESISTLSNSGNMKTSKEVSEVMEQQRHLMKRVLDDTRLNRLRLEGGTVLARIRKEEACENEIYRDAVDTLNALYNQVDEEVHKLVILSNKSQKELESLLEVRKFEEQTQQIKLWFSVEGEKQLVPLESLTLSVAKINEMRGSLEQFLEESVHQQRHGLKLVKESPESLPGSALLDFKQHLGSILSRVEQRKTQLDILTNLHEFYDSANQWMDHCQDYFHHLSLDTAGVTISPSVVDILQDYCTEASKFSMDNFSNLNDMVLSLESPQQLQQWNTVWHQCQQTKQQLEETLARATAAARTSPAADTEAPSKTEDSPISTTEEREANGCVILPGAITLLTFEDNKPHSAGPFSKSPSSSISSSSHFTFSPDSDSKLRQSPSMFDDTDSDCTIDSTISCHSEPVYTGAARLRKQPMKKIMKKTLSYELTPRDGSHSDVSHIHGYTGVYIKGLEVANNVSVEKKLQRPDVTSPALGRSRSMSTPSRVHSRHSDGDGKKHSSKVQHIMDEMISTEREYVRSLSYIIEHYFPEMERLDLPQDLRGKRSIIFGNVEKLWDFHSRYFLKELESCAHSPLSISSCFLRHEDQFGMYALYSKNKPQSDALLSSHGNEFFKNKQLELEDKMDLASYLLKPIQRMSKYALLLKDLIKECSQTQEQELSDLRTAEELVKFQLRHGNDLLAMDAIRGCDVNLKEQGQLRCQDEFIVWCGRRKYLRHVFLFEDLILFSKTKKIEGGYDIYIYKQSFKTAEIGMTENVGDSGLRFEIWFRRRKSQDTFILQASSAEVKAVWTAIIGKILWRQALRNRELRMQEMVSMGIGSKPFMDIKPSDAAISDRFIDYIMKGSESRTRASIAVPSFEHCASIKRPHSTISNSSTSSSSSQSSSSLLGSLNLHLCTSPSHPHSHPYPMTSVPSFAQWPYDCIEEDELEQDTGSQPSMMCLSVSLCCATVTESSETSSRCTSSESVTGLSSLGVPGHPDVVIDSYSHNNNNNEPPSFLCSSTPPSSITSPSIFQKDEDLQPQGTKFITASKTSHVAVGLSTVV, encoded by the exons ATGCTGTCACTGGGCAAAATGCACTCCAGAGCCAAGTCCCGGAGTTGTGACAACTACCTGAGTATAAAG GACGCTGAGTCTTTGGACAACTGTATCCAGAACACCTTGTCGGCCCTGTACCGCCCCTTCACTGCCACGGCCGCCACTGTCCTCTGGCAGCTCTTCAGCGTGGTGGAGAGACAGTACCGTGGAGACGGACTCCGCTGCCTTATTGACTTCTTGCTTCCTGCCAAGAGGATTCTGCAGATCATCCAACAAGAAACCTGC gTGAGGTTCAGGGGCTTGTTGTTCTATCATGAGGGGTGGCCGCTCTGCATCCACGAGAAAGTCGTCCTGCAGCTCGCCCCTCTGCACAAAGTCCGACTAAAGCAAGGAGACTTCTACCTGCAGATCGTTCCTTTGGGCCGCAAGACCGCCAAGCTCGTGATAAAATGTTTGTCAGCCAGTGGGCAGGCCATTGCAGAAATCCCCATCGCAGAGAGCATGTATGGCAGCGTCTTCACAGCTGAGTTCTTGCAGAATGTGACACGTGACCGAAACCTGCACCCACTACAGAACTGCCTGCTCACCACCGGCACCTCTGTGTTCAGGACGCCGTGGAAGAACGTGGTCAACCCTCTGTTCGTCAGCAGCACTTCGGACGCCATCATGCAAGCACGCTGCAGCAGGGTGGGCTTCCGCGGCCAACTCAGCACCTGCAGCACGAGCGGATCCACGGGGACTCTGGACAGCCACCGCAGCTCCAGAGAGTCCCTGCATTCTCAGGGAGCTGACTCCATCTTCTCTGAGCCCACCTCGCCAAGCAGAAACCACACGGACCCCAGCGGAGACAGCCACAGCATCAGTGCAGCGGACACTGCTACACCCATCATTAAGATCGAAGGATCCACTGAAGAGAGTGGGATGGGACAGCAGGGTGAGGAcacaggtgggagagggcaAGGGTCCAAGATGCTCTCTTATAGCACGGACCTCAGTAACCCAAGTCCTCGACGTCGCCTCCCGAGGGATTCTGTAGCTTTTGAAAGCAGGAGACTCTTCCGAAAATCCTACATGGAGGCCTTGCAGAACCCGATGAGCCTGGGGTCCAGCTCTGAGTCGATCCTGGAGGAAAGCCCCGAGCACAGCCCTGGGCTCAGAGAGAGATCAGGGACAGCAGGCAGCAGCCCCGACACCCGCATCTCCTCCAGAGAACACTTAGCGCGGCGGTTGGGTGGCCGAGGCTGGCTCAGTGGCGATGACTCCAGGCCCAGCACACCTTTGCTTTACTTACAGAGGGGGCTACGGAGCGCAGAGAGACGCGCGGATCGTCGATCAAAGTCACTGGAGAGGACTAACAAGGCAGCACAGGTGAAAGGCCACCGGGAACGATCCTCCTCTGGGGGCTCAGTCAACATATCACCCAAAAAGCTGATGAACGGCTACACTCTTCGTTTTGGGAAGCTGGACGTGGAGGCGGCTCTTCCTGGTTctgagaggagaagcagcaaaGAGGAGTCAG GAGCGCGTGATGACGGCATCGGCTGTGAGAGCAGGCGGCACAGTGGAGAAGAGTCGCACAGTCCTAAAGCTGCCAATGGGACGGCCGTCAGTCCGGCCTCAGCATCCAGCTCCTCATGTGACGGTCACTCAGCTCGGCCCAggctggggtcagaggtcaaccaGGAGCTGCTCGCATCGGGCGCCGTGATCCTGCCAG GAAACAGAGATCGCGGTGGGAGGGCGGTGCTGCAGGTGTGCACGAGAGCTCAGGTGTGGGCAGGTGAGAGTTGCACGGCCAGTGACCTCACCTGTTTACTGGGCTACTACCACTCCACACTGCG GAAAGAGAGGCAGGATCAAGGTCTGACTGTTGTAATagacagcaggaggcagcagccGGTCCCAGCTCTGTTGTCATCTCTGTCTGAACTGCAG GCTTTAGTACCAAATGCACTTTACTCGGTTCTCCTCCTGGTGGAAAAGGAGGCAGCAACTAAATCTGAACGAGACCTCAACCTGCAG ACTGAGACGCTGTCGTCTCTGAAGGCCCTGCTGAAACACATCGACCAAACCCAGCTCACACGAGACTTGGAGGGCACCTTCCACTACGACCACAACCACTGGATCCACTTCAGACAG AAAATTGAGCCGTTTGCCAGCAGTTGTAGCGCAGCCATCACGTCCCTGCAGGAGTCGATCAGCACACTGAGCAACAGCGGCAACATGAAGACCTCAAAG GAGGTGTCCGAGGTGATGGAACAGCAGAGGCATCTCATGAAGCGTGTCCTGGATGACACGCGTCTGAACAGGCTGCGTCTCGAGGGAGGAACTGTCCTCGCCCGCATCAGGAAAGAAGAGGCCTGTGAGAATGAGATCTACAG AGATGCTGTAGACACGTTGAATGCACTGTACAACCAAGTAGATGAAGAGGTCCATAAGCTTGTGATCCTGTCCAACAAGTCTCAGAAAGAGTTAGAGAGCCTGCTGGAGGTGCGCAAGTTTGAGGAGCAAACGCAACAG ATCAAGCTCTGGTTCagtgtggagggagagaagcaaCTCGTACCTCTGGAGTCACTGACTCTGTCTGTGGCCAAAATCAACGAGATGAGAGGGAGCTTGGAGCAATTTCTGGAAGAGTCTGTG CACCAACAGAGACATGGCCTGAAGCTTGTGAAAGAGTCTCCAGAGTCTCTTCCAGGCTCCGCTCTCCTCGACTTCAAGCAGCATCTGGGCTCCATCCTGAGCAGAGTGGAGCAGAGGAAGACGCAGCTCGACATCCTGACCAACCTGCACGAGTTTTATGACTCA GCAAACCAGTGGATGGACCACTGTCAGGATTATTTCCATCACCTCAGCCTGGACACTGCAGGTGTCACTATTTCTCCGTCTGTGGTGGATATCCTGCAGGATTACTGCACCGAGGCATCCAAGTTCTCCATGGACAACTTCAGCAATCTCAACGACATGGTGCTCTCCCTGGAGAgtcctcagcagctgcagcagtggaacaCAGTGTGGCACCAGTGTCAGCAAAccaagcagcagctggaggagactTTGGCCCGAGCCACGGCGGCAGCACGGACCTCCCCCGCTGCAGACACGGAGGCTCCTTCAAAGACTGAAGACAGTCCGATCAGCACCACCGAGGAACGTGAAGCTAACGGTTGTGTGATTTTACCTGGAGCGATTACACTGTTGACTTTTGAGGATAACAAGCCTCATTCTGCCGGGCCTTTCTCCAAAAGCCCGTCcagctccatctcctcctcctcgcacTTCACGTTCTCGCCCGACAGCGACAGCAAACTGAGGCAGAGCCCGTCCATGTTCGACGACACGGACAGCGACTGCACCATCGACTCGACCATCTCCTGCCACTCGGAGCCCGTCTACACAGGGGCCGCCCGCCTGCGCAAGCAGCCGATGAAGAAGATCATGAAGAAGACCTTGAGCTACGAGCTGACGCCAAGGGACGGCAGTCACTCAGATGTTAGCCACATTCACGGCTACACGGGCGTGTACATCAAGGGTTTGGAGGTAGCAAATAATGTGTCGGtagagaagaagctgcagagacCAGATGTGACGAGCCCTGCGTTAGGACGGAGCCGCAGCATGTCCACGCCGTCCAGGGTTCATTCCAGACACAGTGATGGAGACGGCAAGAAACATAGCAG TAAAGTGCAGCACATCATGGATGAGATGATCTCCACAGAGAGGGAGTACGTGCGCTCGCTCAGCTACATCATTGAGCACTACTTCCCCGAGATGGAGCGGCTGGACCTGCCGCAGGACCTGCGGGGGAAGCGCAGCATCATCTTTGGCAACGTGGAGAAACTGTGGGACTTCCACAGTCGGTACTtcctgaaggagctggagtcgTGTGCTCACTCGCCGCTGTCCATCAGTAGCTGTTTTCTCAGACAC GAGGATCAGTTTGGAATGTATGCGCTGTACAGCAAGAATAAGCCCCAGTCTGATGCTCTGCTCAGCAGCCACGGCAACGAATTCTTTAAG AATaagcagctggagctggaggacaaGATGGACCTGGCGTCCTACTTGCTGAAGCCCATTCAGAGGATGAGTAAATACGCCCTGCTGCTGAAAGACCTGATAAAGGAGTGCAGCCAGACCCAGGAGCAGGAGCTGAGTGACCTCCGCACCGCAGAGGAGCTGGTCAAGTTTCAGCTTCGCCACGGCAACGACCTACTGGCCATGGACGCCATTCGGGGCTGTGAT GTGAACCTAAAAGAACAGGGTCAACTCCGCTGCCAGGACGAGTTCATAGTCTGGTGTGGACGGAGGAAATACCTTCGCCATGTCTTCTTGTTTGAAGACCTCATCCTTTTCAGCAAGACCAAGAAGATCGAGGGAGGATATGACATCTACATATACAAACAGTCCTTCAAa ACTGCAGAGATCGGTATGACTGAAAACGTTGGTGACAGCGGCCTGCGTTTTGAGATCTGGTTCCGTCGGAGGAAGTCACAGGACACGTTTATACTTCAAGCCAGCTCCGCAGAGGTCAAGGCTGTGTGGACGGCCATTATCGGCAAGATCCTGTGGAGGCAGGCGCTCCGAAACAGAG agTTGCGTATGCAGGAGATGGTTTCCATGGGGATCGGAAGCAAACCTTTCATGGACATCAAACCTAGTGACGCAGCGATCAGTGACCGATTCATCGACTATATAATGAAGGGGTCAG AGTCTAGGACGAGAGCTTCCATCGCCGTGCCCTCGTTTGAACACTGCGCGTCGATCAAGAGACCCCACTCCACCATCTCCAAcagcagcacctcctcctccagcagccagTCGTCCTCCTCCCTGCTGGGCTCGCTCAATCTCCACCTGTGCACCTCACCCTCTCACCCACACTCACACCCGTACCCGATGACCAGTGTTCCCTCCTTTGCCCAGTGGCCCTACGACTGCATAGAGGAGGACGAGCTGGAGCAGGACACTGGGAGCCAGCCCTCCATGA tgtgtttgtctgtttctctgtgttgtgcCACAGTCACTGAGAGCTCAGAGACGTCGTCCCGGTGCACGTCCAGTGAAAGTGTAACAGGACTCAGTAGCCTCGGCGTTCCCGGGCACCCCGACGTCGTCATAGACTCCTACAgccacaacaataacaacaacgagcccccctctttcctctgctcctccacacctccctcctccatcacgTCTCCCTCGATATTCCAGAAGGACGAGGACCTCCAGCCACAGGGCACCAAGTTCATCACAGCA AGCAAGACCTCTCATGTAGCAGTAGGCCTCTCTACTGTGGTCTGA
- the zgc:158766 gene encoding pleckstrin homology domain-containing family G member 4B isoform X3, translating into MLSLGKMHSRAKSRSCDNYLSIKDAESLDNCIQNTLSALYRPFTATAATVLWQLFSVVERQYRGDGLRCLIDFLLPAKRILQIIQQETCVRFRGLLFYHEGWPLCIHEKVVLQLAPLHKVRLKQGDFYLQIVPLGRKTAKLVIKCLSASGQAIAEIPIAESMYGSVFTAEFLQNVTRDRNLHPLQNCLLTTGTSVFRTPWKNVVNPLFVSSTSDAIMQARCSRVGFRGQLSTCSTSGSTGTLDSHRSSRESLHSQGADSIFSEPTSPSRNHTDPSGDSHSISAADTATPIIKIEGSTEESGMGQQGEDTGGRGQGSKMLSYSTDLSNPSPRRRLPRDSVAFESRRLFRKSYMEALQNPMSLGSSSESILEESPEHSPGLRERSGTAGSSPDTRISSREHLARRLGGRGWLSGDDSRPSTPLLYLQRGLRSAERRADRRSKSLERTNKAAQVKGHRERSSSGGSVNISPKKLMNGYTLRFGKLDVEAALPGSERRSSKEESGARDDGIGCESRRHSGEESHSPKAANGTAVSPASASSSSCDGHSARPRLGSEVNQELLASGAVILPGNRDRGGRAVLQVCTRAQVWAGESCTASDLTCLLGYYHSTLRKERQDQGLTVVIDSRRQQPVPALLSSLSELQALVPNALYSVLLLVEKEAATKSERDLNLQTETLSSLKALLKHIDQTQLTRDLEGTFHYDHNHWIHFRQKIEPFASSCSAAITSLQESISTLSNSGNMKTSKEVSEVMEQQRHLMKRVLDDTRLNRLRLEGGTVLARIRKEEACENEIYRDAVDTLNALYNQVDEEVHKLVILSNKSQKELESLLEVRKFEEQTQQIKLWFSVEGEKQLVPLESLTLSVAKINEMRGSLEQFLEESVHQQRHGLKLVKESPESLPGSALLDFKQHLGSILSRVEQRKTQLDILTNLHEFYDSANQWMDHCQDYFHHLSLDTAGVTISPSVVDILQDYCTEASKFSMDNFSNLNDMVLSLESPQQLQQWNTVWHQCQQTKQQLEETLARATAAARTSPAADTEAPSKTEDSPISTTEEREANGCVILPGAITLLTFEDNKPHSAGPFSKSPSSSISSSSHFTFSPDSDSKLRQSPSMFDDTDSDCTIDSTISCHSEPVYTGAARLRKQPMKKIMKKTLSYELTPRDGSHSDVSHIHGYTGVYIKGLEVANNVSVEKKLQRPDVTSPALGRSRSMSTPSRVHSRHSDGDGKKHSSKVQHIMDEMISTEREYVRSLSYIIEHYFPEMERLDLPQDLRGKRSIIFGNVEKLWDFHSRYFLKELESCAHSPLSISSCFLRHEDQFGMYALYSKNKPQSDALLSSHGNEFFKNKQLELEDKMDLASYLLKPIQRMSKYALLLKDLIKECSQTQEQELSDLRTAEELVKFQLRHGNDLLAMDAIRGCDVNLKEQGQLRCQDEFIVWCGRRKYLRHVFLFEDLILFSKTKKIEGGYDIYIYKQSFKTAEIGMTENVGDSGLRFEIWFRRRKSQDTFILQASSAEVKAVWTAIIGKILWRQALRNRELRMQEMVSMGIGSKPFMDIKPSDAAISDRFIDYIMKGSESRTRASIAVPSFEHCASIKRPHSTISNSSTSSSSSQSSSSLLGSLNLHLCTSPSHPHSHPYPMTSVPSFAQWPYDCIEEDELEQDTGSQPSMMCLSVSLCCATVTESSETSSRCTSSESVTGLSSLGVPGHPDVVIDSYSHNNNNNEPPSFLCSSTPPSSITSPSIFQKDEDLQPQGTKFITAL; encoded by the exons ATGCTGTCACTGGGCAAAATGCACTCCAGAGCCAAGTCCCGGAGTTGTGACAACTACCTGAGTATAAAG GACGCTGAGTCTTTGGACAACTGTATCCAGAACACCTTGTCGGCCCTGTACCGCCCCTTCACTGCCACGGCCGCCACTGTCCTCTGGCAGCTCTTCAGCGTGGTGGAGAGACAGTACCGTGGAGACGGACTCCGCTGCCTTATTGACTTCTTGCTTCCTGCCAAGAGGATTCTGCAGATCATCCAACAAGAAACCTGC gTGAGGTTCAGGGGCTTGTTGTTCTATCATGAGGGGTGGCCGCTCTGCATCCACGAGAAAGTCGTCCTGCAGCTCGCCCCTCTGCACAAAGTCCGACTAAAGCAAGGAGACTTCTACCTGCAGATCGTTCCTTTGGGCCGCAAGACCGCCAAGCTCGTGATAAAATGTTTGTCAGCCAGTGGGCAGGCCATTGCAGAAATCCCCATCGCAGAGAGCATGTATGGCAGCGTCTTCACAGCTGAGTTCTTGCAGAATGTGACACGTGACCGAAACCTGCACCCACTACAGAACTGCCTGCTCACCACCGGCACCTCTGTGTTCAGGACGCCGTGGAAGAACGTGGTCAACCCTCTGTTCGTCAGCAGCACTTCGGACGCCATCATGCAAGCACGCTGCAGCAGGGTGGGCTTCCGCGGCCAACTCAGCACCTGCAGCACGAGCGGATCCACGGGGACTCTGGACAGCCACCGCAGCTCCAGAGAGTCCCTGCATTCTCAGGGAGCTGACTCCATCTTCTCTGAGCCCACCTCGCCAAGCAGAAACCACACGGACCCCAGCGGAGACAGCCACAGCATCAGTGCAGCGGACACTGCTACACCCATCATTAAGATCGAAGGATCCACTGAAGAGAGTGGGATGGGACAGCAGGGTGAGGAcacaggtgggagagggcaAGGGTCCAAGATGCTCTCTTATAGCACGGACCTCAGTAACCCAAGTCCTCGACGTCGCCTCCCGAGGGATTCTGTAGCTTTTGAAAGCAGGAGACTCTTCCGAAAATCCTACATGGAGGCCTTGCAGAACCCGATGAGCCTGGGGTCCAGCTCTGAGTCGATCCTGGAGGAAAGCCCCGAGCACAGCCCTGGGCTCAGAGAGAGATCAGGGACAGCAGGCAGCAGCCCCGACACCCGCATCTCCTCCAGAGAACACTTAGCGCGGCGGTTGGGTGGCCGAGGCTGGCTCAGTGGCGATGACTCCAGGCCCAGCACACCTTTGCTTTACTTACAGAGGGGGCTACGGAGCGCAGAGAGACGCGCGGATCGTCGATCAAAGTCACTGGAGAGGACTAACAAGGCAGCACAGGTGAAAGGCCACCGGGAACGATCCTCCTCTGGGGGCTCAGTCAACATATCACCCAAAAAGCTGATGAACGGCTACACTCTTCGTTTTGGGAAGCTGGACGTGGAGGCGGCTCTTCCTGGTTctgagaggagaagcagcaaaGAGGAGTCAG GAGCGCGTGATGACGGCATCGGCTGTGAGAGCAGGCGGCACAGTGGAGAAGAGTCGCACAGTCCTAAAGCTGCCAATGGGACGGCCGTCAGTCCGGCCTCAGCATCCAGCTCCTCATGTGACGGTCACTCAGCTCGGCCCAggctggggtcagaggtcaaccaGGAGCTGCTCGCATCGGGCGCCGTGATCCTGCCAG GAAACAGAGATCGCGGTGGGAGGGCGGTGCTGCAGGTGTGCACGAGAGCTCAGGTGTGGGCAGGTGAGAGTTGCACGGCCAGTGACCTCACCTGTTTACTGGGCTACTACCACTCCACACTGCG GAAAGAGAGGCAGGATCAAGGTCTGACTGTTGTAATagacagcaggaggcagcagccGGTCCCAGCTCTGTTGTCATCTCTGTCTGAACTGCAG GCTTTAGTACCAAATGCACTTTACTCGGTTCTCCTCCTGGTGGAAAAGGAGGCAGCAACTAAATCTGAACGAGACCTCAACCTGCAG ACTGAGACGCTGTCGTCTCTGAAGGCCCTGCTGAAACACATCGACCAAACCCAGCTCACACGAGACTTGGAGGGCACCTTCCACTACGACCACAACCACTGGATCCACTTCAGACAG AAAATTGAGCCGTTTGCCAGCAGTTGTAGCGCAGCCATCACGTCCCTGCAGGAGTCGATCAGCACACTGAGCAACAGCGGCAACATGAAGACCTCAAAG GAGGTGTCCGAGGTGATGGAACAGCAGAGGCATCTCATGAAGCGTGTCCTGGATGACACGCGTCTGAACAGGCTGCGTCTCGAGGGAGGAACTGTCCTCGCCCGCATCAGGAAAGAAGAGGCCTGTGAGAATGAGATCTACAG AGATGCTGTAGACACGTTGAATGCACTGTACAACCAAGTAGATGAAGAGGTCCATAAGCTTGTGATCCTGTCCAACAAGTCTCAGAAAGAGTTAGAGAGCCTGCTGGAGGTGCGCAAGTTTGAGGAGCAAACGCAACAG ATCAAGCTCTGGTTCagtgtggagggagagaagcaaCTCGTACCTCTGGAGTCACTGACTCTGTCTGTGGCCAAAATCAACGAGATGAGAGGGAGCTTGGAGCAATTTCTGGAAGAGTCTGTG CACCAACAGAGACATGGCCTGAAGCTTGTGAAAGAGTCTCCAGAGTCTCTTCCAGGCTCCGCTCTCCTCGACTTCAAGCAGCATCTGGGCTCCATCCTGAGCAGAGTGGAGCAGAGGAAGACGCAGCTCGACATCCTGACCAACCTGCACGAGTTTTATGACTCA GCAAACCAGTGGATGGACCACTGTCAGGATTATTTCCATCACCTCAGCCTGGACACTGCAGGTGTCACTATTTCTCCGTCTGTGGTGGATATCCTGCAGGATTACTGCACCGAGGCATCCAAGTTCTCCATGGACAACTTCAGCAATCTCAACGACATGGTGCTCTCCCTGGAGAgtcctcagcagctgcagcagtggaacaCAGTGTGGCACCAGTGTCAGCAAAccaagcagcagctggaggagactTTGGCCCGAGCCACGGCGGCAGCACGGACCTCCCCCGCTGCAGACACGGAGGCTCCTTCAAAGACTGAAGACAGTCCGATCAGCACCACCGAGGAACGTGAAGCTAACGGTTGTGTGATTTTACCTGGAGCGATTACACTGTTGACTTTTGAGGATAACAAGCCTCATTCTGCCGGGCCTTTCTCCAAAAGCCCGTCcagctccatctcctcctcctcgcacTTCACGTTCTCGCCCGACAGCGACAGCAAACTGAGGCAGAGCCCGTCCATGTTCGACGACACGGACAGCGACTGCACCATCGACTCGACCATCTCCTGCCACTCGGAGCCCGTCTACACAGGGGCCGCCCGCCTGCGCAAGCAGCCGATGAAGAAGATCATGAAGAAGACCTTGAGCTACGAGCTGACGCCAAGGGACGGCAGTCACTCAGATGTTAGCCACATTCACGGCTACACGGGCGTGTACATCAAGGGTTTGGAGGTAGCAAATAATGTGTCGGtagagaagaagctgcagagacCAGATGTGACGAGCCCTGCGTTAGGACGGAGCCGCAGCATGTCCACGCCGTCCAGGGTTCATTCCAGACACAGTGATGGAGACGGCAAGAAACATAGCAG TAAAGTGCAGCACATCATGGATGAGATGATCTCCACAGAGAGGGAGTACGTGCGCTCGCTCAGCTACATCATTGAGCACTACTTCCCCGAGATGGAGCGGCTGGACCTGCCGCAGGACCTGCGGGGGAAGCGCAGCATCATCTTTGGCAACGTGGAGAAACTGTGGGACTTCCACAGTCGGTACTtcctgaaggagctggagtcgTGTGCTCACTCGCCGCTGTCCATCAGTAGCTGTTTTCTCAGACAC GAGGATCAGTTTGGAATGTATGCGCTGTACAGCAAGAATAAGCCCCAGTCTGATGCTCTGCTCAGCAGCCACGGCAACGAATTCTTTAAG AATaagcagctggagctggaggacaaGATGGACCTGGCGTCCTACTTGCTGAAGCCCATTCAGAGGATGAGTAAATACGCCCTGCTGCTGAAAGACCTGATAAAGGAGTGCAGCCAGACCCAGGAGCAGGAGCTGAGTGACCTCCGCACCGCAGAGGAGCTGGTCAAGTTTCAGCTTCGCCACGGCAACGACCTACTGGCCATGGACGCCATTCGGGGCTGTGAT GTGAACCTAAAAGAACAGGGTCAACTCCGCTGCCAGGACGAGTTCATAGTCTGGTGTGGACGGAGGAAATACCTTCGCCATGTCTTCTTGTTTGAAGACCTCATCCTTTTCAGCAAGACCAAGAAGATCGAGGGAGGATATGACATCTACATATACAAACAGTCCTTCAAa ACTGCAGAGATCGGTATGACTGAAAACGTTGGTGACAGCGGCCTGCGTTTTGAGATCTGGTTCCGTCGGAGGAAGTCACAGGACACGTTTATACTTCAAGCCAGCTCCGCAGAGGTCAAGGCTGTGTGGACGGCCATTATCGGCAAGATCCTGTGGAGGCAGGCGCTCCGAAACAGAG agTTGCGTATGCAGGAGATGGTTTCCATGGGGATCGGAAGCAAACCTTTCATGGACATCAAACCTAGTGACGCAGCGATCAGTGACCGATTCATCGACTATATAATGAAGGGGTCAG AGTCTAGGACGAGAGCTTCCATCGCCGTGCCCTCGTTTGAACACTGCGCGTCGATCAAGAGACCCCACTCCACCATCTCCAAcagcagcacctcctcctccagcagccagTCGTCCTCCTCCCTGCTGGGCTCGCTCAATCTCCACCTGTGCACCTCACCCTCTCACCCACACTCACACCCGTACCCGATGACCAGTGTTCCCTCCTTTGCCCAGTGGCCCTACGACTGCATAGAGGAGGACGAGCTGGAGCAGGACACTGGGAGCCAGCCCTCCATGA tgtgtttgtctgtttctctgtgttgtgcCACAGTCACTGAGAGCTCAGAGACGTCGTCCCGGTGCACGTCCAGTGAAAGTGTAACAGGACTCAGTAGCCTCGGCGTTCCCGGGCACCCCGACGTCGTCATAGACTCCTACAgccacaacaataacaacaacgagcccccctctttcctctgctcctccacacctccctcctccatcacgTCTCCCTCGATATTCCAGAAGGACGAGGACCTCCAGCCACAGGGCACCAAGTTCATCACAGCA CTGTGA